In a genomic window of Pelotomaculum thermopropionicum SI:
- the CcmA gene encoding ABC-type multidrug transport system, ATPase component → MVNQSSLRGAGQMIELRQLSKQYGNIQAVTGLDLKINRGEIFGLLGPNGAGKTTTIRMLTMLTRPSSGTALINGYEINRDFSKIKKEIGVVPQHMNLDEELTARENLELHGRLHKMPRFQRQQRIQELLAYVELADRAHDLAGKFSGGMKRRLMIARALMHYPSVLFLDEPTAGLDPQTRRKIWDLIRRMNSEGMTVLLTTHYIEEAEVLCHRVGIMDRGRLIALGTPAELKKRAGEVVVEAFSRSGTEYRFFANREQALEYAGSHTENVVIREANLEDVYVELTGRKVGD, encoded by the coding sequence ATGGTTAATCAGTCAAGTTTAAGAGGTGCCGGACAAATGATCGAACTAAGGCAGTTATCCAAACAGTACGGCAATATTCAAGCTGTGACTGGCCTTGATTTAAAGATTAACCGGGGAGAGATTTTCGGCCTGCTGGGACCGAACGGAGCCGGTAAGACCACGACTATCAGGATGCTGACCATGCTCACCAGGCCCTCCAGTGGGACCGCGTTAATCAACGGGTATGAGATAAACCGTGATTTTAGCAAAATCAAGAAGGAGATCGGCGTGGTTCCCCAGCACATGAACCTGGATGAGGAGCTCACGGCACGGGAAAACCTTGAACTGCACGGGCGGTTGCATAAAATGCCCCGGTTCCAGCGGCAGCAAAGAATCCAGGAACTCCTCGCCTATGTGGAATTGGCCGACCGGGCCCATGACCTGGCGGGCAAATTTTCAGGCGGCATGAAGCGCCGGCTGATGATTGCCCGTGCTTTAATGCACTACCCCAGCGTATTGTTCCTGGACGAGCCGACGGCCGGGCTTGATCCCCAGACACGGCGCAAAATCTGGGATTTAATTAGGAGAATGAACAGCGAAGGCATGACCGTCCTGCTGACCACCCATTATATTGAGGAGGCCGAGGTGCTCTGTCACCGGGTCGGCATTATGGACCGTGGCCGGTTGATTGCCCTGGGCACGCCGGCAGAGTTGAAGAAAAGAGCAGGAGAGGTAGTTGTTGAGGCATTCAGCCGCAGCGGTACAGAATACCGGTTTTTTGCCAACCGTGAACAGGCCCTGGAATATGCCGGGAGTCATACAGAAAATGTGGTGATCCGGGAAGCCAATTTAGAAGATGTATACGTGGAACTGACCGGGCGCAAGGTAGGTGATTAA
- a CDS encoding uncharacterized conserved protein — MFEELTAFNMNVPIKGISFYLVENKTFLIASRQLLKVLSSAVLGGERRRARFIMNHTVEETYSSESPAEDLARLAERMNLGKDVLGLMTAVDVRRTVMSFGTRQDLAVATVCTAGVSNACSAGSLTAVSESVAAPGTINTVVLIDGNLTEAAMVNAVITATEAKTRAVFQAGIRLPDGAMATGTTTDAIVIACTGRGKPLPYAGSATDLGYLVGRTVYRAVAQGISDYLAATGPDKLERPAGGVLLN, encoded by the coding sequence TTGTTTGAAGAGCTTACTGCTTTTAACATGAATGTCCCAATCAAGGGAATCAGCTTTTATCTGGTCGAGAATAAAACCTTTCTAATAGCTTCCCGGCAATTATTAAAGGTCCTGAGTTCCGCCGTGCTGGGTGGTGAGCGGCGGCGGGCCAGGTTTATTATGAACCACACCGTTGAAGAAACATACAGCAGCGAGTCCCCGGCGGAGGACCTTGCCCGCCTGGCGGAAAGGATGAACCTTGGTAAAGATGTTTTGGGCTTAATGACGGCCGTGGATGTCAGGCGTACAGTGATGAGCTTCGGCACAAGACAAGACCTGGCGGTTGCTACAGTCTGCACTGCCGGAGTGAGCAACGCCTGTTCGGCCGGGAGCCTTACTGCTGTGAGTGAAAGCGTGGCTGCGCCGGGGACGATTAATACAGTGGTTCTTATCGACGGCAATCTGACCGAAGCCGCAATGGTCAATGCTGTAATCACAGCTACAGAGGCCAAGACCAGGGCGGTGTTTCAGGCCGGCATCCGCCTGCCGGACGGCGCCATGGCTACAGGAACCACTACCGATGCCATTGTCATCGCCTGTACCGGAAGGGGAAAACCCCTGCCATACGCTGGATCTGCCACCGACCTGGGCTATCTGGTAGGCCGCACTGTATACAGGGCGGTGGCGCAGGGCATCAGTGACTATCTTGCCGCGACCGGCCCTGACAAGCTTGAAAGGCCTGCAGGCGGTGTATTGTTAAATTGA
- a CDS encoding predicted membrane protein, producing the protein MAGLPDYLFKLKFPLFLLAVAGLLAMSISPGSPLARQNWGLLSAEIVFIAIVFLYWGFERSAISSREIAVIAVLGTVAAVGRVPFAALFNIQPVTFLTIITGYVFGARGGFMVGSTAAIVSNFFLGQGPWTPWQMFTWGLAGSSAALFGAVFPQVGRWGMAAFLFTWGYIYGWIMNLWFWTAFIYPLNWQSFLTTYAASFWFDTCHALGNVFFYFFCGTGVVKILKRTKKKLEVSYLPAQDLGTK; encoded by the coding sequence GTGGCTGGTTTGCCGGACTATCTTTTTAAATTGAAATTCCCTCTTTTTCTTTTGGCCGTGGCCGGGTTGCTGGCCATGTCGATCAGTCCCGGGAGCCCGTTGGCCAGGCAGAACTGGGGCCTTCTTTCAGCAGAAATAGTCTTCATTGCCATTGTATTTTTATACTGGGGATTTGAGAGAAGCGCTATTTCCTCCAGGGAGATCGCTGTCATTGCGGTGCTGGGGACAGTGGCAGCTGTAGGCAGAGTGCCCTTTGCCGCACTGTTTAACATCCAGCCCGTAACCTTTTTGACAATTATTACCGGTTACGTTTTTGGGGCGCGGGGAGGATTTATGGTCGGATCGACCGCTGCGATTGTATCCAACTTTTTTCTCGGCCAGGGGCCGTGGACGCCCTGGCAGATGTTCACCTGGGGGCTGGCCGGATCTTCAGCGGCCCTTTTCGGTGCCGTTTTCCCCCAGGTAGGGCGGTGGGGCATGGCGGCCTTCCTGTTCACCTGGGGCTACATCTATGGCTGGATAATGAATTTGTGGTTTTGGACGGCTTTTATTTATCCTCTTAACTGGCAGTCTTTTTTGACTACCTATGCCGCCAGCTTTTGGTTTGACACCTGTCACGCCCTGGGCAACGTATTTTTTTACTTCTTTTGCGGCACAGGGGTGGTGAAAATTTTGAAAAGGACTAAAAAAAAGCTGGAAGTCAGTTACCTGCCAGCCCAGGATCTGGGTACTAAATAA
- the CbiO gene encoding ABC-type cobalt transport system, ATPase component encodes MPAPWLVGLIPDFYGGRIGGKVFFKGRDIRALDRRNLAREVGIVFQDPEKQLVMTGVEAEVAFGLENLGLSRLEMFRRVAEVMSFLGLSSLKKEFTASLSGGQKQKLALASVLAMQPRVLILDEPTSQLDPAAAEEILNLVKRLNEEMNLTIVLIEQRLERCFHLADRVAVMEGGQIVREGPPGEVAAWQVKKGLPFVPPVAALFAHLDFPAIPLTVKEGRKLLKKYFFSPEDRGLAPHSGRQKEPEGATGGKPVVEVKNLWFTYPNGREALRGINLTVNAGEFVAVLGENAAGKTTLLKHLAGLLKPGRGKVLIMGNDTGRTAPRQLAGLVGYLSQNPNDYLFQDTVEEELKFTLANLGLPDGGRVERLLEKLGLARCRHVNPRDLSSGERQRVALASVLVACPKLLVLDEPTRGIDYRLKAGLGKLLQEITLEGVAVVLVTHDVEFAAEYAGRVVMLFDGQVACEGPKHAVLASSMFYAPQICRLFRDIDTHVLTLQEAVEKLWFFPAQVASSRQR; translated from the coding sequence TTGCCCGCGCCCTGGTTGGTTGGTTTGATTCCAGATTTTTATGGAGGCAGGATTGGAGGCAAGGTCTTCTTTAAAGGAAGAGACATCCGCGCTCTGGACAGGCGAAACCTGGCCAGAGAGGTGGGGATTGTTTTTCAGGACCCGGAGAAGCAGCTGGTCATGACCGGGGTTGAGGCGGAGGTAGCCTTCGGTCTGGAAAACCTGGGTTTGTCTCGGCTGGAAATGTTTCGCCGGGTGGCCGAGGTTATGAGTTTTTTGGGCCTTTCCTCGCTTAAAAAGGAGTTTACTGCCAGCCTGTCCGGCGGGCAGAAGCAAAAGCTGGCCCTGGCCTCGGTCCTGGCCATGCAGCCGCGTGTATTGATCCTGGACGAACCAACGTCCCAGTTGGACCCGGCAGCTGCAGAGGAAATTCTCAACCTGGTCAAGCGGCTGAACGAGGAGATGAACCTGACCATTGTCTTAATAGAACAGCGCCTGGAGCGGTGTTTTCACCTGGCCGACCGGGTAGCGGTGATGGAGGGCGGCCAAATCGTGCGGGAAGGGCCGCCAGGCGAGGTAGCCGCATGGCAGGTAAAAAAAGGGCTGCCCTTTGTTCCGCCGGTGGCCGCGCTATTTGCCCACCTCGACTTTCCGGCAATACCGCTCACCGTGAAAGAAGGGCGCAAGCTGTTGAAAAAATATTTCTTTTCCCCTGAAGACAGGGGATTAGCCCCACATTCAGGCAGACAGAAAGAACCTGAAGGGGCGACAGGAGGAAAGCCGGTAGTTGAAGTTAAGAACCTGTGGTTTACCTACCCCAATGGCCGCGAGGCATTGCGGGGCATAAATTTAACGGTTAACGCCGGTGAATTCGTAGCTGTGCTGGGAGAAAACGCTGCCGGCAAGACTACCCTGCTGAAGCACCTGGCCGGGCTTTTAAAGCCCGGGCGCGGCAAGGTGCTGATAATGGGGAATGATACTGGAAGGACTGCGCCTCGGCAATTAGCCGGCCTGGTGGGCTACCTTTCCCAAAACCCAAACGATTACCTTTTTCAAGATACGGTGGAGGAGGAGTTAAAATTTACCCTGGCCAACCTGGGCCTGCCTGATGGCGGCAGGGTAGAACGGCTGCTGGAGAAGCTGGGCCTGGCACGCTGCCGGCATGTCAACCCGCGGGACTTGAGCAGCGGGGAAAGGCAGCGGGTGGCACTGGCTTCGGTACTGGTGGCGTGCCCGAAGCTTCTGGTGCTGGACGAGCCGACGCGTGGCATTGACTACCGGCTGAAGGCCGGGCTAGGAAAGCTGCTGCAGGAAATTACCCTGGAGGGGGTTGCCGTAGTTCTGGTAACCCACGATGTGGAATTTGCGGCTGAATATGCCGGGCGCGTGGTAATGCTTTTCGACGGGCAGGTTGCCTGCGAAGGCCCGAAGCACGCTGTTCTGGCCAGCTCCATGTTTTACGCCCCGCAAATTTGCAGGTTGTTCCGGGACATTGACACTCATGTGCTTACCTTGCAGGAAGCGGTGGAAAAACTGTGGTTTTTTCCTGCCCAGGTGGCAAGCAGCCGGCAGAGATAA
- the CbiQ gene encoding ABC-type cobalt transport system, permease component CbiQ and related transporters, whose product MLQQFFYQEKGLFLQSLHSAVALCYIAVLLVLALAFSHPVYLAGIFIVTALAIWAADGIAVWEGYLKIALWMVFLVMVINPLVVRAGQTVLWHGPYLPVLGRLTITLEAICYGAAMGVRLLDMISIFCLYNLTVHPDRLLNLFSRFAYKSALVVSLATRLFPVMTASMSSIREMQQLRGVDFQAGTLKERAGKYASLFNILLVSSLEGSLQMAEAMQARAFGSGPRSCYRREFFRPRDGLCLAGSIFSLIVAIYGIIHGFGTYTYYPQLGYLFDGSATVTVLAAVLGGLSLPAGLSWGWQRCQYLRSKI is encoded by the coding sequence ATGTTGCAACAATTCTTTTATCAGGAAAAGGGGCTGTTTCTCCAAAGCCTGCACTCTGCCGTGGCGCTTTGTTATATAGCGGTGCTGCTTGTGCTGGCCCTTGCCTTCTCCCATCCCGTTTACCTTGCAGGAATCTTCATCGTGACTGCATTGGCTATCTGGGCGGCAGACGGGATTGCGGTCTGGGAAGGTTATCTTAAAATTGCTTTGTGGATGGTATTCCTGGTCATGGTAATCAACCCCCTGGTGGTCCGGGCGGGGCAGACCGTGCTCTGGCACGGGCCGTACCTGCCGGTCCTGGGCCGGCTGACCATTACCCTGGAAGCAATCTGTTACGGGGCCGCCATGGGGGTACGGCTTTTGGACATGATCAGCATTTTCTGCCTCTATAACCTCACTGTCCACCCGGACCGGCTGTTGAACCTGTTTTCCCGCTTTGCCTACAAGTCTGCCCTGGTTGTTTCACTGGCCACTAGATTGTTTCCGGTAATGACCGCCTCTATGAGCAGCATCAGGGAAATGCAGCAGCTCAGAGGGGTAGATTTTCAGGCAGGGACATTAAAAGAGCGGGCCGGCAAATATGCTTCCTTGTTTAACATTCTGCTGGTCTCGTCGCTGGAAGGCTCTTTGCAGATGGCCGAGGCAATGCAGGCGCGCGCTTTCGGCAGCGGGCCCCGTTCGTGCTACCGGCGGGAGTTTTTCCGGCCACGGGACGGACTGTGCCTGGCCGGCAGCATTTTTTCCCTGATCGTTGCGATTTACGGCATAATACATGGTTTTGGAACCTATACCTATTATCCGCAGTTGGGATACCTTTTCGACGGCAGCGCCACCGTAACTGTCCTGGCTGCCGTTCTGGGCGGGCTGTCCCTGCCTGCTGGACTGAGTTGGGGGTGGCAGCGTTGTCAGTATTTAAGGTCCAAAATCTAA
- a CDS encoding hypothetical protein (containing ISOPREN_C2_like domain contains class II terpene cyclases, protein prenyltransferases beta subunit), giving the protein MRIAEKVFVLFFMAMIVFLSSPVTVRALPAAGAGPAMERAAGYLLMQERTQGRPLTPWSYVALAGCGQDLTGTRVQESCRKQFAELQSSELNGYSLLVLTLLAAGQSPYDYQGQNLVERIRAAQLSDGKFADNVDGSGMGEKGGQVLVNAHIWAVLALYAAGAEIPDAQKARQWLIDQQHEDGSFNWILADQKPDVDSTGMALMALGALGEKNDSPVVQKAAAYLKRVQEEDGGFSSWGAPNPESCHMVISGLIAVGIDPAGADWTKPGGNPVTALQSYQLPDGSFEHIKGTGSNEMATEQALQALADVYYGKTVFERLREKNPAGSAATGKVQPQRAIRFKLGEKNYEVSIEGEKQVREADAAPFLENGRTFVPVRYLALALGVPESGIEWSPSTQTVTLANNGITVTLTVGGNILYVNGQPVTMDVTPLLLPPGRTYLPARYVAQAFGYAVSWDEKERTVIICK; this is encoded by the coding sequence ATGCGGATAGCGGAAAAGGTTTTTGTTTTATTTTTTATGGCAATGATTGTTTTTCTCAGTTCTCCCGTAACGGTCCGGGCGTTGCCGGCGGCCGGTGCCGGGCCGGCCATGGAACGGGCTGCCGGTTATTTGCTGATGCAGGAAAGAACACAGGGGCGTCCGCTGACACCGTGGAGCTATGTGGCCCTGGCCGGCTGCGGGCAGGACCTTACCGGCACCAGGGTGCAGGAGTCATGCCGGAAGCAGTTTGCCGAATTGCAGTCCAGCGAGCTGAACGGTTACAGCCTGCTGGTGCTTACTTTACTGGCTGCCGGGCAGAGTCCGTACGATTACCAGGGGCAAAACCTGGTGGAGAGGATCCGTGCAGCCCAGCTTTCCGACGGCAAGTTTGCCGATAATGTTGACGGCAGCGGGATGGGCGAAAAGGGTGGGCAGGTTCTGGTCAATGCACATATTTGGGCCGTGCTGGCCCTTTATGCAGCCGGGGCTGAGATACCGGATGCCCAAAAGGCCAGGCAGTGGCTCATTGACCAGCAGCACGAAGACGGCAGCTTTAACTGGATCTTGGCGGACCAGAAGCCCGATGTCGACTCCACCGGTATGGCGCTGATGGCCCTCGGCGCCCTGGGTGAAAAGAATGACAGCCCCGTTGTGCAAAAGGCAGCTGCCTACCTGAAGAGGGTCCAGGAAGAAGACGGCGGCTTTTCCTCCTGGGGCGCTCCGAATCCGGAATCGTGCCACATGGTCATTTCAGGGCTGATTGCGGTAGGGATCGACCCGGCCGGAGCAGACTGGACTAAGCCCGGCGGCAATCCGGTCACAGCGCTTCAGAGCTACCAGCTGCCGGACGGGTCTTTTGAGCACATAAAAGGCACAGGGAGCAATGAAATGGCCACGGAACAGGCGCTGCAGGCCCTGGCGGACGTATATTACGGAAAAACGGTCTTTGAACGGCTGAGGGAGAAAAATCCGGCTGGTTCCGCTGCTACAGGGAAGGTACAGCCTCAGCGGGCAATCCGGTTTAAATTGGGCGAGAAAAATTATGAGGTAAGCATCGAAGGGGAGAAGCAGGTTAGGGAGGCGGACGCAGCGCCTTTCCTGGAGAACGGCCGCACTTTTGTACCGGTGCGCTACCTGGCCCTGGCCCTCGGCGTGCCGGAAAGCGGGATCGAATGGTCGCCTTCTACCCAAACTGTAACCCTGGCAAATAACGGCATTACGGTCACCCTGACCGTGGGGGGAAACATCTTGTATGTCAATGGCCAACCGGTAACGATGGACGTGACTCCGCTGCTGCTGCCTCCCGGCCGTACCTACCTGCCTGCCCGCTATGTGGCCCAGGCTTTTGGTTATGCAGTAAGTTGGGATGAAAAAGAGCGGACAGTGATCATCTGCAAGTAG
- a CDS encoding hypothetical membrane protein produces MKRKILFIIPALFLLLGLLGPAIYTKKINKSNAPPAASSEIAAQSNAGGNSSSGNTSGSVATETGASAQPSSEMPPVSAARKEGDGLNGPGFSRVSGKSYSPDLPSAPGSDAVTVNVAVVGKDGELLFGPAAVQLKEKGRWGATALGALDATGLPYNISAGFAGFVEAVAGQRNKGQAGWMYKVNEEIPMVAADKKPVASGDKVIWWYSKSMDTPPPTWEGLVRNN; encoded by the coding sequence ATGAAAAGAAAAATTCTTTTTATTATCCCCGCTCTCTTTCTTTTACTCGGTTTGCTGGGCCCGGCAATTTATACAAAAAAGATTAACAAAAGCAATGCTCCTCCGGCTGCGTCCAGCGAAATTGCAGCTCAATCAAACGCTGGCGGGAATTCTTCTTCTGGCAATACCAGCGGCAGCGTTGCTACGGAAACAGGAGCTTCAGCGCAGCCTTCCTCTGAAATGCCTCCTGTCAGTGCAGCCCGGAAAGAGGGAGATGGTTTAAACGGTCCTGGTTTTTCTCGTGTTTCCGGTAAAAGCTATTCTCCTGATCTGCCGTCCGCTCCGGGCAGTGATGCGGTTACGGTCAATGTTGCGGTGGTGGGAAAGGACGGAGAACTCCTCTTCGGGCCGGCGGCCGTGCAGTTAAAAGAAAAGGGCAGGTGGGGTGCAACGGCCCTGGGCGCCCTGGACGCTACGGGCTTGCCTTACAATATATCTGCCGGCTTTGCCGGCTTTGTCGAGGCTGTAGCCGGGCAGCGCAATAAAGGACAGGCGGGCTGGATGTATAAAGTAAACGAGGAAATCCCCATGGTTGCCGCCGACAAGAAACCGGTGGCATCAGGTGACAAGGTGATCTGGTGGTACAGCAAGAGCATGGACACACCGCCGCCCACCTGGGAGGGACTGGTAAGAAATAATTAA
- a CDS encoding hypothetical membrane protein (containing ISOPREN_C2_like domain and SLH, S-layer homology domain) codes for MAKNIFMAVRHALNIAFKKTRTKKKVFTLSALIFFLLSSVINFGTFTGICSAEPLTSAEMAQRAVEFINEKYQDGEKIDGFAAYVLKLAGEDLASEKWTGSPEYTSNNKTLKSKIEKLADLLGDGNSMITFITGTQNGDGSFGPYANEYGTKAPLQALAAVKADTVGTAVYDQVKSSIDLAVSYFKNGYRSGSMTYDVNGWGFDYRCVEALALAGEDLSVSDWTYNGVSLREAVMASAAATAANPTVKDAVYLAKELTVLCAVCPGSDEINDLADAIIAQANTSVPGQVFFGDNVYDDVLVLTALGKAGRLKDIDQVKALAYLNTFKHSHKDIWGSPAGAAWGGYYQEEPDLTAQVLTALSYFTGAGDQSSDVYQAIKDGLTYLADIQDADTAAVPAQWDSTFATAETLIALKSLGKGYEDYAGAASPWVKKSKTKTIAQCLLALSRWDGSTERQNRLASLLAGRQRTGDPGKGSFENSVYSDMWAYIALGEAGKISSIDTTAAKEYILSKQGEDGSWGETFGTDYYPDFLSTTQAIRALTYLPGADDQQVQAAISKGLDYLKGLQQPDGGVYSGWDDPAVDNSELIVTLKKLGKDPAGADWKNSAGLTPVDYLLNNTMNDDGSFGTSRNVFGAAETLSALLLVGGQGGPGGGGQPVPEPDQCTVKIAVVGMNGERLYMSESLTVSKAGRWGLTALGALDATGLDYVVEENGFVKSIAGQANSGMKGWMYKVNREVPMVSAKDKRVKEGDVVIWWYSTDMNSPSPDWDSLLKGSATVAAETKTTENLPPALQPSKEAGEALNKLAQLLGLKQDTTELGPLGEAVKTVAVVGGDKLPVRAEIAALKKELTENIIDLTQKIEATKGATITDKLGEVALSIQAGALNSDVTITIKEDAVSGAGSTAGSGTPPVPANYRMASPVYKFGPDGTTFTVPATLILKVALPPLARPENLALAWYDKTHGKWIAIPAVVDVSKGLILAKVSHFSYFTVLVKEEKKSFDDVTSSACGWAQDAVEILAGAGVIAGVDGKHYEPERAITRAEVASIMVKALNLPAPEGSLTFKDVPGNQWYYGCVTAAAKEGLLKGYEDGTFCPDRAITREELAAVLVRTLGLKSPSGTELPFTDAGEVSDWAKDSVAVAASAGLVKGYPGGAFEPHGTVTRAECAVMIYRALVDF; via the coding sequence CTGGGGAAGATCTGGCATCTGAGAAGTGGACGGGGAGTCCGGAGTATACGAGTAATAATAAGACTTTAAAGAGCAAAATAGAAAAGCTGGCCGACCTGCTCGGCGACGGCAACAGCATGATTACTTTTATAACCGGCACCCAGAATGGGGACGGAAGCTTTGGCCCGTATGCCAACGAGTACGGCACCAAGGCGCCTCTTCAGGCGCTGGCGGCAGTCAAAGCCGATACGGTAGGCACTGCTGTTTACGACCAGGTAAAGAGTTCGATTGATCTAGCCGTCTCTTACTTTAAGAACGGCTACCGGAGCGGGAGCATGACCTATGATGTAAACGGCTGGGGTTTCGATTACCGCTGCGTGGAGGCCCTGGCTCTGGCCGGCGAGGACCTTTCTGTCAGCGACTGGACGTATAACGGTGTTTCCCTCAGGGAGGCGGTAATGGCTTCTGCTGCCGCTACAGCAGCCAACCCAACAGTTAAAGACGCCGTATACCTCGCCAAGGAGCTGACCGTCCTTTGCGCTGTTTGCCCCGGTTCGGATGAAATAAACGACCTGGCTGACGCTATTATTGCCCAGGCGAACACTTCCGTTCCCGGCCAGGTGTTTTTCGGCGACAATGTTTACGATGACGTGCTTGTCCTGACTGCCCTGGGAAAGGCGGGCAGGCTTAAAGACATCGACCAGGTAAAGGCCCTGGCCTATCTCAACACCTTCAAGCATTCCCATAAAGATATTTGGGGAAGCCCGGCCGGGGCGGCCTGGGGCGGTTACTACCAGGAGGAGCCGGACCTGACGGCCCAGGTGCTTACAGCGCTCAGTTATTTTACCGGGGCTGGCGACCAAAGCAGCGACGTTTATCAGGCCATCAAGGACGGCCTCACCTACCTGGCGGACATCCAGGACGCCGACACTGCGGCCGTTCCGGCCCAGTGGGACAGCACCTTTGCCACGGCAGAGACCCTGATTGCTTTAAAATCCCTCGGCAAGGGTTATGAAGATTACGCCGGCGCCGCTTCGCCCTGGGTGAAAAAATCGAAGACTAAGACCATTGCCCAGTGCCTGCTGGCGCTAAGCAGATGGGACGGCAGTACGGAACGCCAGAACCGGCTGGCAAGCCTGCTGGCCGGGCGGCAAAGAACCGGTGACCCGGGCAAGGGGTCCTTTGAGAACAGCGTCTACAGCGACATGTGGGCCTACATCGCCCTGGGCGAGGCCGGCAAGATCAGCAGTATCGACACTACTGCTGCGAAGGAGTACATTCTGTCGAAGCAGGGCGAAGACGGCTCCTGGGGAGAAACATTTGGAACAGATTATTATCCCGACTTTTTGTCCACCACCCAGGCCATCCGGGCGCTTACCTACCTGCCGGGTGCTGACGACCAGCAGGTGCAGGCGGCCATAAGCAAGGGCCTGGATTACCTGAAGGGCCTGCAGCAGCCTGACGGCGGCGTTTACTCAGGCTGGGACGACCCGGCGGTGGACAACTCCGAGCTGATAGTTACGCTGAAAAAGTTGGGCAAAGACCCGGCCGGGGCAGACTGGAAAAACAGCGCCGGCCTGACCCCGGTGGACTACCTGCTGAACAACACCATGAACGACGACGGCAGCTTCGGCACCTCCAGAAACGTTTTTGGAGCGGCTGAGACCCTGTCAGCTCTTCTCCTGGTCGGCGGCCAGGGCGGTCCCGGCGGCGGTGGCCAGCCTGTGCCTGAACCGGACCAGTGCACCGTTAAAATCGCCGTCGTGGGCATGAATGGAGAGCGGTTGTACATGTCGGAAAGCTTGACCGTGAGCAAGGCTGGCAGGTGGGGCCTTACGGCCCTGGGCGCCCTGGATGCCACGGGCTTAGACTATGTCGTCGAAGAAAACGGGTTTGTGAAGAGCATCGCCGGGCAGGCTAACAGTGGAATGAAAGGCTGGATGTACAAGGTCAACAGGGAGGTACCCATGGTATCGGCCAAGGATAAACGGGTAAAAGAGGGAGACGTGGTCATCTGGTGGTACAGCACGGACATGAATTCCCCCAGTCCTGACTGGGACAGCCTGTTGAAGGGATCCGCTACTGTGGCAGCCGAAACTAAAACGACGGAAAACCTCCCGCCGGCCCTGCAACCTTCGAAGGAGGCCGGTGAGGCTCTGAACAAGTTAGCCCAGTTACTGGGGTTGAAACAAGATACCACTGAACTGGGCCCGCTGGGTGAAGCAGTTAAAACGGTGGCCGTTGTGGGCGGCGACAAACTCCCGGTTCGGGCCGAGATCGCCGCCCTGAAAAAAGAACTGACCGAGAACATCATCGATCTGACTCAGAAGATAGAGGCTACAAAGGGAGCAACCATTACCGATAAGCTTGGCGAGGTAGCCCTTTCCATTCAGGCCGGCGCCCTGAACAGTGATGTAACGATAACTATTAAGGAGGATGCAGTTTCCGGCGCGGGCAGCACGGCAGGAAGCGGGACGCCGCCTGTGCCGGCGAACTACCGCATGGCCTCGCCGGTTTACAAATTCGGGCCGGACGGGACTACATTTACAGTACCGGCGACGCTGATCCTGAAAGTGGCTTTACCTCCTCTGGCCCGGCCGGAGAACCTGGCCCTGGCGTGGTACGACAAGACTCACGGCAAATGGATTGCCATCCCGGCGGTGGTGGATGTCAGTAAAGGGCTAATCCTGGCAAAAGTAAGTCATTTCTCCTATTTTACCGTGCTGGTTAAGGAAGAAAAGAAGTCCTTCGACGATGTGACTTCTTCTGCCTGTGGCTGGGCGCAGGATGCCGTTGAGATACTGGCCGGCGCAGGGGTAATCGCAGGTGTGGACGGGAAGCATTATGAGCCGGAGCGGGCGATCACCAGGGCCGAAGTGGCAAGCATCATGGTTAAGGCCCTGAACTTACCAGCGCCAGAAGGCAGCCTGACTTTCAAAGATGTGCCGGGGAACCAGTGGTATTACGGCTGCGTTACCGCAGCAGCTAAGGAAGGGTTGCTCAAAGGATATGAAGACGGTACTTTCTGTCCGGACAGGGCCATTACCAGGGAAGAACTGGCTGCCGTCCTGGTGCGGACACTGGGCCTTAAATCTCCTTCCGGTACGGAACTGCCTTTTACCGACGCTGGTGAAGTTTCAGACTGGGCGAAAGACAGTGTGGCAGTGGCGGCATCGGCCGGGCTGGTCAAGGGCTATCCCGGTGGTGCCTTTGAGCCTCATGGAACTGTGACCAGGGCGGAATGTGCGGTTATGATATACCGGGCGCTGGTTGATTTCTGA